The Gemmata palustris genome includes a region encoding these proteins:
- a CDS encoding DNA modification methylase, with protein sequence MDVEMRPVGSIRPYENNPRANDRAVDAVAASIREFGMRQPLVVDECDVIIVGHTRYKAALQLGLTEVPVHVARGLTPEQARAYRLADNQTATLATWDDDRLAQELVALQNADYDVSLTGFPEDELLRLLTAPPAEPAGDPDDVPEPPAEPVTRPGDLWLLGRHRLLCGDATKPEDLARLLPDGPADTLLTDPPYNVAYSGKTADALIIANDDMTPEQYRTFLASALGSALRHLSPGGAFYVWHADLAGLDVRLACASAGLTVRQCLVWVKSALVLGRQDYHWKHEPCIYGWNDGAPHTWLADRAQTTVLEFDKPAKNADHPTPKPVALFEYLLNNSCPTGGVVLDPFAGSGTTLVAAEQTGRTAALMELDPRYCDVVVARFESLTGTAAERVAA encoded by the coding sequence ATGGACGTCGAAATGCGGCCGGTCGGGTCGATCCGGCCCTACGAGAACAACCCACGCGCCAACGACCGCGCGGTTGACGCGGTTGCGGCTTCGATCCGCGAGTTCGGCATGAGGCAGCCATTGGTTGTGGACGAGTGCGACGTGATTATTGTGGGCCACACCCGGTACAAGGCCGCGCTCCAGCTCGGGCTCACCGAGGTACCGGTGCACGTGGCCCGCGGGCTCACCCCCGAGCAGGCCCGCGCGTACCGCCTCGCCGACAACCAGACCGCCACGCTCGCGACCTGGGACGACGACCGGCTCGCCCAAGAGCTCGTGGCGTTACAGAACGCCGATTACGACGTGTCGCTCACCGGGTTCCCCGAGGACGAGCTGCTCCGGCTCCTCACCGCGCCGCCCGCCGAACCCGCCGGTGATCCCGACGACGTGCCCGAGCCGCCCGCCGAGCCCGTCACCCGGCCCGGGGACCTGTGGCTCCTCGGGCGCCACCGCCTGCTGTGCGGCGACGCCACCAAACCCGAGGATCTGGCCCGGCTCTTGCCCGACGGTCCCGCCGACACGCTGCTCACGGACCCGCCGTACAACGTCGCGTACTCGGGCAAGACGGCCGACGCGCTCATCATCGCCAACGACGACATGACTCCCGAGCAGTACCGCACGTTCCTGGCGTCCGCGCTGGGTAGTGCGCTCCGGCACCTGAGCCCGGGCGGTGCGTTCTACGTGTGGCACGCGGACCTGGCCGGGCTCGACGTGCGCCTCGCGTGCGCGTCCGCCGGGCTCACCGTGCGCCAGTGCCTCGTGTGGGTCAAGTCCGCGCTCGTGCTCGGGCGCCAGGACTACCACTGGAAGCACGAGCCGTGCATCTATGGTTGGAACGACGGGGCACCACACACGTGGCTCGCCGACCGCGCCCAAACGACTGTGTTGGAGTTCGACAAGCCCGCGAAGAACGCGGACCACCCGACCCCCAAGCCCGTGGCCCTGTTCGAGTACCTGCTCAACAACTCGTGCCCTACCGGGGGCGTGGTGCTGGACCCGTTCGCGGGCAGCGGGACCACGCTCGTCGCGGCCGAGCAGACCGGGCGCACCGCGGCGCTCATGGAATTGGACCCGCGGTACTGTGACGTCGTGGTAGCCCGGTTCGAGTCGCTGACCGGGACGGCGGCCGAGCGCGTGGCGGCGTAA